DNA from Macadamia integrifolia cultivar HAES 741 chromosome 12, SCU_Mint_v3, whole genome shotgun sequence:
CTGTACGCCTTGGGTTTAAGAGAGAGCCTTTTCCCTTCCCTAATATATAATGTAGAAATAAAACAGAAATTATCAAATTCGGGGCCCAAACCCAAAAGCaagggttctttttttttattttttagtaagaAAAAACAAACATTAGGCCAACCCCATTCCCGGGTTTAGGAGTCAAGATCATGATGGGACAGAAAAATGGATTCCAATAAATTCTGACAGAGGGTACCTTTTATGGGACCCTTTCATGTGGTCACAACAAATCCCTCGTCATCTATGAACGTCATCTACCAAGTTGCTCATGGTGTAAGAAAGAATGATTTGGCtatatttgatttggtttaattttaaaaaatattaataataaaaaaataaagagcaaTATAAGTGCATGAGACTCATGCTATTACAAGGTCTGAGAGGTTATTTCCAAGTTTTGATTCTGTGTCTAACATGTTGCATGCAATCGGACAACTTAACCCTAACAGTTTTTAACAGTTTTTAAGAATATTAATAtacaaaattattattaatctCTCCCACTAAAAAATCTTTCTCAGTAGCAGTAGTCACTCTAGTAGTCTAGTCATTCAAGCTATGTGTAATCTCTTGTTCGTGGTGCATGAATGAATTTCACTTGGGTCTTTAATTGATTCAATTGAGTGAAAAATCATTCATTAGTTGGGGGAAGCAAAATTTATTATTGAATTTTTAATTAGAATAGTCAGTATGATGgttctttttttccatttaaatgAGAAGTTTATTATAGATGTATCCTTAAGACTTAGATTTCGTTTTATTAAATAACGTTTGTGAGTTCTTATTGATGGTCATGTGAGGGTTcactttttgcatttttttattgtagTTTGGTTGGATATATGCCATCTTCTttaccttttaatttttttcttcttctttttctaaaatAATCTGGtcttttagaaaaataaaataaaaataaaaagtctctCTCATGCCTCCTTCCTAAAAGAAATCAGAGGAGAGGTTGTCAACATTGCCAAACGATACTTCATAATtcttgtgaaaaaaccaataacTCACCTCTTTCgatttatgagaaaaaaaaaaaaaaaaatcccctttcCCAATAGAGAAGGAAAAATCTCCATTTGTGATGTAACCACTCACCCAGCCTAAcccttttttatccttttgctACATTCTCATGTCCCATTGACAAAGTCAAAATCAATCATCCAACCTACTTTGATGGTACCGATTGCCATGGTGAGGGGATTCGTCATTCACCATGGCCAtgggtgaaaaaaaattaagccaaaaaaaaatgtttagagagagagagagaatcctgAGGAACGGATGACTAGGCTGTTGTGAGGAAGGAAACAGATGGGCAATCATCTATGGTTAAAGACAAAATCTTGTGTCAAACCAACCCTACAAGAAATTACCCACGACGACCAGTACCCTGAGTCAACAAGTATCCCAAGAGGCAAAACAGAGCATATAAGAGAGCAATGGGCCCTCTTTAATCTTGAAGCTGAATAGGTGGACTCGGATCATACGCGGCTAGGGGACTTCAATTATACGCGGCTGTCTCTCTGTCTCCTTTGATTTGAAGTTGAAAGGCCTCTGGCAAAATCTTTTGTTCAATCTTGAAGTTGGCATCTTCTCCAATTATTTACCTTTCAACTACCCTCCAATCATATATATGCATGGAGCTAAACACTCAAGGGTATGCAGACCTAGATGGGAGGGTAGGGGGAGAGTGGATagagaggatcccaatccaaAATTGAATGAGTAGAATCATGTTTGGAAAAAGATCATTTATAATTAATTGGGCACCTAATTAATATTTCATCAGCTAAAGAGAACCTAGAGATATGAAGTGCGGATtaggttctcgtacgagaatgatccacacagatggaatccaccacagaGTTGTTTgttgggtggattccatctgtggaGATCATTCCCATacaagaatcattctcataTGAGGACTTAATCCGCTCTAGAAATATACCCTCATGTATGAGAGCgaatcaggttcacgtacaagaatGTACAAGAACTGTCCTGCtccgtggatatagaatcaattttctctcttttcatttaatagattttataTCCATGGATCAAGAATATATATGAATATTCTCATACGTGAACATGATCCATTCACCTCATGCATTTGAATGCATGTCCAGAATCCTCCTATCCATTGATCACTGGTTGAGTTCTTGATTATTTGGAGAAAAGCCGAATCATATCCGTACTAGTGTATTACAGCTCCCACCACCTCCATTCTCATCTCATACACATTATGAAacactactctctctctctctctctctctctctctctcaaatgaaCTTTTCTTCTTCAGTGGTTAGCAAAGAGCTGAAAGTTGATAAGGTTACCCCACCACAACATTAGTTTCTCGTACATTTAAAGAaagacacattttttttttttatttgcatagAAATCAAACCCTGTACTGTGTTCCTCACTTTCCCATTAATTGTTGGCAATTGACCTTAGCTTACTCACAATGGTTTATTTCACATTAGTAGACGATGAGCATCTATAAATGTTTCACTAAGTTCCTCTTCCTCGCTGTGTTTTCTGGtctgagaaatcaaagaagaggAAACAAGATTACTGGTTCAGTTCCTTTTCAACCTGAGAAGCTTCTTATTTGAAATGGGTCAGGTCCTATCCAACCTCATAAGCATCATATTTGGAAGAAAACAGAAAGTATATCACGCACCTGATGATCACTGTGAAGAGGTTAAGCCAATTCATCCTACCTCTAGTTATGGAAAGACCAGAGtttcagaagaagatgaaggatcAGTAGTTATTGTTATAACTGATGCTGATCAGGTCAGAGAAGATGCAGCAGAGCCATTTCCTCTCGTCTCTGGTGACCCAGAGACCAGGTTATCAGAAGATGAAAGGGTAATAACTATCATTGTTGGCAATGGAGTTGAGGCTGTAGAAAAGATTAAACCTGTAACTGATGCTGAGGTCAGAGTAGATGCAGAAccatttcctcttctctttgttGACCCTAAGACCAGGGTTTCAGAAGATGAAAGAGCCAGAGAAGATGTAGACCCATATCTTCTTGTCGCTGTTGACTCAAAGCCCAGGATTTCAGAAGATGAAAAGGTCAGAGAAGATGCAGCAGAGCCATTTCCTCTTGTCTCTGGGTCACCAGAGACCAGGGTATCAGAAGATGAAAGGGTAATAACTATCATTGTTGATAGTGGGGTTGAGCTTGAGGCTGCAGAAAAGATTAAACCTACCCTTGATGTCTCTACTGGTGATAAGATCACAGTTCCAAAAGACGGTTCAAGagcaaagagaaggaaaagaagagccAAGCGAAAGCCCAGGGTTTCAGAAGATGAAAAGGTCAGGGAAGATGTAGCAGACCCATTTCCTCCTGCCTCTGTTTACCGACATCAGACCAAGGTCTCTGAAGATGAAAGGGGGGTTAGCATTGTTGATAATGGTGTTGAGGTAGTAGAAAAGATTGAACATATTATTCATATCTCTACTGGCGACAGGATCACAGTTTCCAAAGATGAtttacaagaagaaagaaggataaAACACTATTCCTGTTCTCACAAGATACTACTTGTTGGGGAGGGAGACTTCTCTTTCTCTGCTTGTCTAGCCAAGGCTTTTGGTTCTGCTAATAACATGGTTGCTACTTCTCTCGATTCAGAAGGTATAAGTTCAAAATTTTAGTTAGATCAATTGttaatttttgttgttttgttgaAATTTAGAAGAACCCATCTCTGTTTTGGTAGAAATCCATGAATTAAATGTGTCTTTCCTAGACATTCATAACCCACTTTTACTCTTTTAATTTTGTTCTGCTTTGGTAAAAATCTCCTCTCATTTACTTCCTAATTATGTGTAACTTTGGCAAAAATCTCTTCTCTCATCCCTTTGGTTGTTTTAGCACAATCGTATTCTGTTTGATGTATCTATACTTTGCCTTCACCATCTTGTATGAATTACTTTTCATTTTGGGTCTTCGTACGATATAAATATATGCCCTTTAAATGGTAATGGTTTTAATGCAACAATAGAGTTTGTGTTTCaggttttttaaagaaaaactaCCGGAAGGCCATGTCTAACATCAATGATTTGAAGAGTAGAGGATGTATGGTTCTTCATGGAGTGGATGCAACAACTATGTCAAGCCATGAGTTCCTCAAGGACATGAGATTTGATCGGATTGTCTTCAACTTCCCCTATGCTGGTTGGTTCAAGAAAAAATCGCGGGAGAACCAAATCAGGTAAATTTTTGTTTGGCACGAATAACTCATTGTGATTTCAGTTATCCCCTACCCTGTAAGAGAGAGTGAGGAAAAGACAAATGACAAGCTATCCTTtcgcataaaaaaaaattaataaataagtaaaaataattaaaagaaaaaaaagcacatttctttatattttcttttttcttttttattctc
Protein-coding regions in this window:
- the LOC122057439 gene encoding uncharacterized protein LOC122057439 isoform X2, with product MKSISKHFTKILFLSLFSGLRNQRRGNRLLVQILFNLRSFLFEMGQVLSNLISIVFGRKQRVETSDEENVYHALDDHYEEVKPIHPTSGYGKTRVSEEDEGSVVIVITDADQVREDAAEPFPLVSGDPETRLSEDERVITIIVGNGVEAVEKIKPVTDAEVRVDAEPFPLLFVDPKTRVSEDERAREDVDPYLLVAVDSKPRISEDEKVREDAAEPFPLVSGSPETRVSEDERVITIIVDSGVELEAAEKIKPTLDVSTGDKITVPKDGSRAKRRKRRAKRKPRVSEDEKVREDVADPFPPASVYRHQTKVSEDERGVSIVDNGVEVVEKIEHIIHISTGDRITVSKDDLQEERRIKHYSCSHKILLVGEGDFSFSACLAKAFGSANNMVATSLDSEGFLKKNYRKAMSNINDLKSRGCMVLHGVDATTMSSHEFLKDMRFDRIVFNFPYAGWFKKKSRENQIRFESGNNLFCKARISLHTYAPPRPCSKEILVQYCYTFG
- the LOC122057439 gene encoding uncharacterized protein LOC122057439 isoform X1; amino-acid sequence: MKSISKHFTKILFLSLFSGLRNQRRGNRLLVQILFNLRSFLFEMGQVLSNLISIVFGRKQRVETSDEENVYHALDDHYEEVKPIHPTSGYGKTRVSEEDEGSVVIVITDADQVREDAAEPFPLVSGDPETRLSEDERVITIIVGNGVEAVEKIKPVTDAEVRVDAEPFPLLFVDPKTRVSEDERAREDVDPYLLVAVDSKPRISEDEKVREDAAEPFPLVSGSPETRVSEDERVITIIVDSGVELEAAEKIKPTLDVSTGDKITVPKDGSRAKRRKRRAKRKPRVSEDEKVREDVADPFPPASVYRHQTKVSEDERGVSIVDNGVEVVEKIEHIIHISTGDRITVSKDDLQEERRIKHYSCSHKILLVGEGDFSFSACLAKAFGSANNMVATSLDSEGFLKKNYRKAMSNINDLKSRGCMVLHGVDATTMSSHEFLKDMRFDRIVFNFPYAGWFKKKSRENQISRHQKLVTLFFKNSKKLLSREGEIHISHKSVGFHYEWNIVSLASLSGLNFMKAVKFNLNDYLGYSTKYGFGSDFYFNCNPSKTYMFGPMDDEAD